In a genomic window of candidate division WOR-3 bacterium:
- the metK gene encoding methionine adenosyltransferase produces the protein MTLTRFTSESVTEGHPDKVCDRISDAVLDEVLRQDPMGRVACETFITVGMVLVGGEITTKAWVDLERLVRKVLNEIGYVNTESGLSADSCAILNVIGRQSPDIAQGVDAGGAGDQGMMIGYACRQTDELMPLPIVLAHKITRRLAEVRKKGILPYLRPDGKAQVTVEYEDGRPIRVDSVVIAAQHDETVLDRSGKKITKTAREEIIATVAKAVIPEYYIDRQTKFFVNETGKFVIGGPQSDTGMTGRKIIVDTYGGWVRHGGGAFSGKDPTKVDRSASYMARYIAKNLVAAGLCDEVEVRLAYAIGRAEPVDVSIETYGTHQIDIVKLEHIIRDYFPLKPKAMIDYLKLRSPIYQPTAAYGHFGRKPHTCRDRELKREMEFFTWEKTDLAEELKNLLK, from the coding sequence GTGACATTAACGAGATTTACATCCGAATCAGTAACCGAAGGGCATCCGGATAAAGTTTGTGACCGGATTTCCGATGCAGTTTTGGATGAAGTGCTCCGTCAGGATCCAATGGGACGGGTAGCATGTGAGACATTTATCACGGTTGGCATGGTACTGGTGGGGGGGGAAATTACTACCAAGGCTTGGGTAGACCTGGAACGTCTTGTGCGCAAGGTTCTCAATGAAATTGGGTATGTTAACACCGAATCCGGTTTAAGTGCGGATTCCTGTGCGATTCTTAATGTGATTGGCCGCCAATCTCCTGATATTGCGCAAGGCGTTGATGCTGGAGGCGCTGGTGATCAGGGAATGATGATTGGATACGCCTGCCGTCAAACCGATGAGTTGATGCCGCTTCCCATTGTCTTGGCGCATAAAATAACCCGCCGACTTGCCGAAGTCAGAAAAAAGGGAATTTTGCCTTATTTGAGACCGGATGGTAAGGCGCAGGTTACCGTAGAATATGAAGACGGCAGACCGATCAGGGTTGATAGTGTTGTAATTGCTGCTCAGCATGATGAAACGGTTCTTGACCGGAGCGGGAAAAAAATTACAAAGACTGCCCGTGAGGAAATTATTGCCACAGTGGCAAAGGCAGTTATCCCTGAGTATTATATTGACCGGCAGACAAAGTTTTTTGTAAATGAAACCGGCAAGTTCGTAATCGGCGGACCTCAATCTGATACGGGTATGACGGGAAGAAAAATTATTGTGGATACATATGGCGGCTGGGTACGGCACGGAGGCGGTGCCTTTTCAGGTAAAGATCCCACAAAAGTTGATCGTTCAGCAAGTTACATGGCACGGTACATTGCTAAAAATCTTGTTGCAGCAGGACTCTGTGATGAAGTAGAGGTAAGGTTGGCATACGCGATCGGAAGGGCCGAACCAGTTGATGTTTCGATTGAGACTTACGGGACGCATCAAATTGATATTGTTAAACTGGAGCATATCATCCGGGACTACTTTCCCCTAAAACCTAAGGCAATGATTGATTATTTGAAGCTCCGGAGTCCAATTTATCAACCGACAGCAGCCTACGGTCATTTTGGGCGTAAACCGCACACATGTCGCGATCGGGAGTTGAAACGGGAGATGGAATTCTTTACATGGGAAAAGACCGACTTGGCAGAAGAACTGAAGAATCTGTTAAAATAA